The following coding sequences are from one Novosphingobium sp. KACC 22771 window:
- a CDS encoding GNAT family N-acetyltransferase encodes MTATITIRPAAAADVPALAALKLHCFRETFGPTGFAIPYPPADLAVFEADSYGEATVARELADPTHRTWVAQDGDGALVAYVHVGPSKLPHPERADGDGELYQLYLRAEVQGAGLGKQLLDLALDELASWGRPIWIGVWQGNLKAQHVYAGRGFEIVGEYKFAVGDWRDEEFIMRRK; translated from the coding sequence ATGACTGCGACCATCACCATTCGCCCTGCCGCCGCCGCCGATGTTCCCGCGCTGGCCGCGCTCAAATTGCATTGCTTTCGCGAGACATTCGGGCCGACCGGCTTTGCCATTCCCTATCCGCCCGCCGATCTGGCCGTGTTCGAGGCGGATTCCTATGGCGAGGCCACCGTGGCGCGTGAACTGGCCGACCCCACGCATCGCACATGGGTGGCGCAGGACGGCGATGGCGCGCTGGTGGCCTATGTCCATGTCGGGCCCAGCAAATTGCCCCATCCCGAGCGCGCGGATGGCGATGGCGAACTTTATCAGCTCTATCTGCGCGCCGAAGTGCAGGGGGCAGGGCTGGGCAAGCAATTGCTCGACCTTGCGCTGGACGAATTGGCCTCATGGGGCCGTCCGATCTGGATCGGCGTGTGGCAGGGCAATCTGAAGGCCCAGCATGTCTATGCCGGGCGCGGGTTCGAGATTGTGGGCGAGTATAAATTCGCCGTGGGCGATTGGCGCGACGAAGAATTCATCATGCGCCGCAAATGA
- a CDS encoding gamma-glutamyltransferase family protein: MLSCRALFRLGAASLALCALPFAAQARPAPITVAPAKGDAKAGFATHAMISAANPLAVQTGLRILQKGGSAVDAAVAVQAVLGLVEPESSGLGGGSFLLYYDAKTKQVTAYDGREVAPKGASPRQFYGPDGKLLPFPVAVVGGIATGVPGAIAMLEMAQKEHGRLQWNQLFGEAHKLASNGFEVTGKLARAIVSNAPQAKGADAQAYFHKADGTPYQAGEHIVNTAYAATLDRIAAQGSKGLLTGPVAEKIVAKVTSGTLPSTMTLADLAAYKPRKTEGLCMPYRTHLICTPQAPSGGVAVQEAMGMLAHTDIAKRNAQDPMGWLEIAQASRLAYADRDRYEGDPAFVPFPAGLLAPDYIAERAKLIGETIQPVTFGMPKDAPKVGKDATHEPGGTTHMVIVDTAGNVVSMTTTVESIFGSGRMVDGFFLNNQLTDFSFSTNDPDGAPAANAVAPGKRPRSSMAPAIVLTPQRNFELAVGSPGGTSIIAYNIKALVGMLDWGMKPQDAISLPNLVARGDMFSADVFPAPLADALASKGLPLQTARGENSGLHVIVRRAKGYEGGADPRREGVARGF; the protein is encoded by the coding sequence ATGCTTTCCTGCCGCGCGCTGTTTCGCCTTGGCGCCGCCTCGCTTGCCCTTTGCGCTCTGCCCTTCGCGGCCCAAGCGCGCCCGGCTCCCATCACCGTTGCCCCGGCCAAGGGCGATGCCAAGGCCGGTTTTGCCACCCATGCGATGATCTCGGCGGCCAATCCGCTGGCGGTTCAGACGGGTCTGCGCATTCTGCAAAAGGGCGGCAGCGCTGTCGATGCAGCGGTCGCGGTTCAGGCTGTGCTGGGTCTGGTGGAGCCGGAAAGCTCGGGTCTTGGGGGCGGATCGTTCCTGCTCTATTACGATGCCAAGACCAAGCAGGTGACGGCCTATGACGGGCGCGAAGTGGCGCCCAAGGGGGCCAGCCCGCGCCAGTTCTACGGCCCCGACGGCAAACTGCTGCCTTTCCCCGTAGCCGTGGTGGGCGGGATCGCCACGGGCGTGCCCGGCGCGATCGCCATGCTCGAAATGGCCCAGAAAGAGCATGGCCGCCTGCAATGGAACCAGTTGTTTGGCGAGGCGCACAAACTGGCCAGCAACGGGTTTGAAGTGACCGGCAAGCTGGCCCGCGCCATCGTCAGCAACGCTCCGCAGGCCAAAGGCGCGGACGCGCAGGCCTATTTCCACAAGGCAGACGGCACGCCCTATCAGGCGGGCGAGCATATCGTGAACACGGCCTATGCCGCCACGCTGGACCGGATCGCCGCGCAAGGGTCCAAGGGCCTGCTGACGGGGCCGGTGGCCGAAAAGATCGTCGCCAAGGTGACCAGCGGCACGCTGCCCAGCACGATGACGCTGGCCGATCTGGCCGCCTACAAACCGCGCAAGACCGAAGGGCTGTGCATGCCCTATCGCACCCACCTGATCTGCACTCCGCAGGCGCCCTCGGGCGGCGTGGCGGTGCAGGAGGCGATGGGTATGCTGGCCCATACCGACATTGCCAAGCGCAATGCGCAGGACCCGATGGGCTGGCTGGAAATCGCGCAGGCAAGCCGCCTCGCCTATGCTGACCGTGACCGATATGAGGGCGATCCGGCCTTTGTGCCCTTTCCCGCCGGCCTGCTGGCGCCCGATTACATTGCCGAGCGCGCCAAGCTGATCGGCGAGACGATCCAGCCCGTCACCTTCGGCATGCCCAAGGATGCGCCCAAAGTGGGCAAGGACGCCACGCATGAGCCGGGCGGCACCACGCATATGGTGATCGTGGATACGGCGGGCAATGTCGTGTCGATGACCACCACGGTGGAGAGCATCTTTGGTTCGGGGCGGATGGTCGATGGGTTCTTCCTGAACAATCAACTCACCGATTTCTCCTTCAGCACCAACGATCCCGATGGCGCCCCCGCCGCCAATGCCGTCGCGCCGGGCAAGCGTCCGCGTTCCAGCATGGCGCCCGCCATCGTGCTGACGCCGCAGCGCAATTTCGAACTGGCGGTGGGCTCGCCGGGCGGCACCTCGATCATCGCCTATAATATCAAGGCGCTTGTCGGTATGCTCGATTGGGGGATGAAGCCGCAGGATGCGATCAGCCTGCCCAATCTGGTGGCGCGTGGCGATATGTTCAGCGCCGATGTGTTCCCCGCGCCCTTGGCCGATGCGCTGGCGTCAAAGGGTCTGCCGTTGCAGACCGCAAGGGGCGAGAATTCGGGGCTGCATGTGATCGTGCGCCGCGCCAAAGGCTATGAAGGCGGAGCCGATCCGCGCCGCGAGGGGGTTGCCCGCGGGTTCTGA
- a CDS encoding PilZ domain-containing protein, with protein sequence MRSRPTPREAIRRPLTMSARCRLMSGLQDSVVVSDLSTHGCRIATRTLSLAVGTRVMLKLDGLEAISCTVRWVESGQCGLQFERPIYEPVVEHLCRLHLQKSGEVQDYRARTRGVCAG encoded by the coding sequence ATGCGATCACGCCCCACCCCCCGAGAGGCCATCCGAAGGCCACTGACCATGTCGGCCCGCTGCCGCCTGATGAGCGGGCTGCAGGACAGCGTTGTGGTCAGCGATCTTTCCACGCACGGCTGTCGCATTGCCACGCGCACGCTCTCGCTGGCGGTAGGCACGCGGGTCATGCTCAAGCTGGACGGGTTGGAGGCGATCAGTTGCACCGTGCGCTGGGTTGAAAGCGGCCAGTGCGGTTTGCAGTTTGAACGGCCGATCTATGAACCGGTTGTCGAGCACCTGTGCCGCCTGCATCTGCAAAAGAGCGGCGAGGTGCAGGATTATCGCGCCCGCACGCGCGGCGTTTGCGCAGGGTGA
- a CDS encoding NUDIX domain-containing protein, whose amino-acid sequence MDSSPPFNLRPAATLVIFRQSSAHNPPELLMVERSQAMRFAAGATVFPGGKVDPQDMELAQSLKEADPIDAAARIAAIRETLEETGLGLGFTRKLNMDEAAAARAILQSGGAMGEVLSRLDLALDLAALTPFARWLRQSVGGFDTRFYLANIGTGAVDLAVDATENSRLFWASAQESLNGAAQGRLKIILPTMLNLHRLAQFADFAQARANAEAHPVAPISALRAMREGEECLTIPEGLGYPITALPLSAALRG is encoded by the coding sequence ATGGATTCCAGCCCGCCCTTTAACCTGCGCCCTGCGGCCACCTTGGTCATTTTTCGCCAGAGCAGCGCGCATAATCCGCCTGAATTGCTGATGGTCGAACGGTCGCAGGCGATGCGCTTTGCTGCCGGAGCTACAGTTTTTCCCGGAGGCAAGGTCGATCCGCAGGACATGGAACTGGCGCAAAGCCTGAAGGAAGCGGACCCGATCGATGCCGCCGCGCGCATCGCCGCGATCCGCGAAACGCTGGAGGAAACCGGGCTGGGTCTGGGCTTTACGCGCAAGTTGAACATGGATGAAGCGGCGGCGGCGCGGGCAATTTTGCAATCGGGCGGGGCGATGGGCGAAGTCCTCTCCCGCCTTGATCTGGCGCTCGATCTGGCGGCGCTGACGCCCTTTGCCCGCTGGCTGCGGCAGAGTGTCGGAGGATTTGACACTCGCTTTTATTTGGCCAACATCGGCACGGGCGCGGTCGATCTGGCCGTGGATGCCACGGAAAACAGCCGCCTTTTCTGGGCCAGCGCGCAAGAGAGCCTGAATGGCGCGGCGCAGGGCAGATTGAAAATCATTCTGCCCACCATGCTCAATCTGCACCGACTGGCCCAATTTGCCGATTTTGCCCAGGCGCGCGCCAATGCCGAAGCCCATCCTGTCGCGCCGATCAGCGCCCTGCGCGCAATGCGTGAAGGCGAGGAATGCCTGACGATCCCTGAAGGGCTGGGCTATCCGATCACCGCCCTTCCCCTCAGCGCAGCGCTGCGCGGCTAA
- the grxD gene encoding Grx4 family monothiol glutaredoxin — MSDVQTRIADIVNTNDIVLFMKGTALFPQCGFSSRAIAILEHLGATYHTVDVLQDMEIRQGIKAYSDWPTIPQLYVKGEFLGGSDIMMEMYEAGELQALLKQNGLVA; from the coding sequence ATGTCCGACGTCCAGACCCGCATCGCCGATATTGTGAACACGAATGACATCGTGCTGTTCATGAAGGGTACCGCGCTGTTCCCGCAATGCGGTTTTTCCAGCCGCGCCATTGCGATCCTTGAGCATCTGGGCGCGACCTATCATACGGTTGACGTGCTTCAGGATATGGAGATCCGTCAGGGCATCAAGGCCTATTCCGATTGGCCCACGATCCCCCAGCTCTATGTGAAGGGCGAGTTTCTGGGCGGCAGCGACATCATGATGGAAATGTATGAAGCGGGCGAGCTTCAGGCCCTGCTTAAGCAGAACGGCCTGGTCGCCTAA
- a CDS encoding BolA/IbaG family iron-sulfur metabolism protein: MPMPADQIEALIRAAIPDAEVTITDLAGDGDHYAAHVTSPSFAGKPRIAQHKAVFAALGDRMGGELHALQLTTGIPT; encoded by the coding sequence ATGCCCATGCCCGCCGACCAGATCGAAGCGCTGATTCGCGCCGCCATTCCCGATGCCGAGGTGACGATCACCGATCTTGCCGGGGATGGCGACCATTATGCCGCGCATGTCACCTCGCCCAGCTTTGCCGGAAAGCCGCGCATTGCCCAGCATAAGGCCGTGTTTGCCGCCTTGGGCGATCGCATGGGGGGCGAACTTCATGCCTTGCAACTGACCACCGGCATCCCCACCTGA
- a CDS encoding DUF1476 domain-containing protein yields MTSFQDRERGEEAKFAHDEELEFRIHARRNRLLGTWAAERMGLSPAETEAYAKSVVQADFEEAGDEDVVRKLLGDLVSAGVDADEAEVRTALKAKEAEARRAMMGQV; encoded by the coding sequence ATGACCAGCTTTCAAGATCGCGAGCGCGGCGAAGAAGCCAAGTTTGCCCATGACGAAGAGCTGGAGTTTCGCATCCACGCGCGCCGCAACCGCCTGTTGGGAACCTGGGCCGCCGAACGGATGGGCCTGTCTCCGGCGGAAACCGAAGCCTATGCCAAATCGGTGGTGCAGGCCGATTTCGAGGAAGCGGGCGACGAGGATGTAGTGCGCAAGTTGCTTGGCGATTTGGTCAGCGCGGGCGTCGATGCCGATGAAGCCGAGGTGCGCACCGCGCTCAAGGCCAAGGAAGCCGAGGCCCGCCGCGCAATGATGGGTCAGGTCTGA
- the leuD gene encoding 3-isopropylmalate dehydratase small subunit — MKPINHVAGTAIPFGAKNVDTDVIIPAHWLKTITREGLGKGAFEAIRAEEGNIFDTERNKGAPILIAGDNFGCGSSREHAAWALLDMGITCVIAPSFSDIFSGNAFKNGILTVVLPQEAVDRLLEVAVDQPIDIDLESQTVTTPFQDRFHFEIDPFRKHCLLGGLDEVGLTLSRDAAIKQHEAKIAADLPFLATASAA, encoded by the coding sequence ATGAAACCGATCAACCACGTGGCCGGCACGGCGATCCCGTTTGGCGCCAAGAATGTCGATACCGACGTTATCATTCCGGCCCATTGGCTTAAAACGATCACCCGCGAGGGGCTTGGCAAGGGCGCGTTTGAAGCGATCCGGGCCGAGGAAGGCAATATTTTCGACACCGAGCGCAACAAGGGCGCACCGATCCTGATCGCGGGCGACAATTTCGGCTGCGGCTCCAGCCGCGAACATGCCGCATGGGCCTTGCTCGACATGGGCATCACCTGCGTCATCGCGCCCAGCTTTTCCGACATCTTCTCGGGCAATGCGTTCAAGAACGGCATCCTGACGGTGGTCTTGCCGCAGGAAGCGGTTGATCGCCTGCTGGAAGTCGCGGTGGATCAGCCGATCGACATCGATCTGGAAAGCCAGACCGTGACCACGCCGTTTCAGGATCGCTTCCACTTTGAAATCGACCCCTTCCGCAAGCACTGCCTGCTGGGCGGGCTGGACGAAGTGGGCCTGACGCTGTCGCGCGATGCGGCGATCAAGCAGCACGAGGCGAAGATCGCGGCCGACCTGCCGTTTCTGGCCACAGCATCGGCGGCCTGA
- the leuC gene encoding 3-isopropylmalate dehydratase large subunit: protein MTGPKTLYEKIWDAHTVESREDGTSLIWIDRHLVHEVTSPQAFEALRAAGRKVRRPDLTLAVPDHNLPTTARRDAAGRRIAIKDPQSAQQLAALEINAPEFGIRLIGDADREQGIVHVVGPEQGFSLPGATIVCGDSHTACHGGLGALAFGIGTSEVEHVLATQTLQLKRSKTMEVRVEGELGAGVTAKDLVLHICGTLGASGGTGYVIEYTGSAIRGLSIEGRLTVSNMAIEHGARAGLIAPDEKTFAYVQGRPYAPKGADWDKAVAWWKSLATDPGATYDKVVVIDAADIAPTVTWGTSPEDTVAIGGIVPAPESFADPSKQEAARKSLAYMGLTPGQKMTDVEVQNVFIGSCTNSRIEDMRAAAAIVKGRRKADNVRWAIVVPGSGLVKEQAEAEGLDKIFIEAGLEWREPGCSACLAMNPDKVPSGERCASTSNRNFVGRQGPGARTHLVSPAMAAAAAVTGKLTDAREFLA from the coding sequence ATGACCGGACCCAAGACGCTCTACGAAAAGATCTGGGATGCCCACACTGTGGAATCCCGCGAGGATGGCACCAGCCTGATCTGGATTGACCGACACCTTGTTCATGAGGTGACCAGTCCGCAGGCTTTCGAGGCGCTGCGCGCCGCGGGGCGCAAGGTGCGCCGCCCGGACCTTACGCTGGCCGTGCCCGATCATAATTTGCCCACCACCGCGCGCCGCGATGCGGCCGGACGTCGTATTGCCATCAAAGACCCGCAAAGCGCGCAGCAATTGGCCGCGCTGGAAATCAACGCGCCTGAATTCGGCATCCGCCTGATTGGCGATGCGGATCGCGAACAGGGCATCGTCCATGTTGTCGGCCCGGAACAGGGCTTCTCGCTGCCCGGCGCGACGATTGTCTGCGGCGATTCGCACACGGCCTGCCACGGCGGTCTGGGCGCGCTGGCCTTTGGCATCGGCACGTCCGAAGTTGAGCATGTGCTGGCCACGCAGACGCTGCAGCTCAAGCGTTCCAAGACGATGGAAGTGCGCGTTGAGGGCGAACTGGGCGCGGGCGTGACGGCCAAGGATTTGGTGCTGCACATCTGCGGCACACTGGGCGCCAGCGGCGGCACGGGCTATGTGATTGAATACACCGGCTCGGCCATTCGCGGCCTGTCGATCGAAGGCCGCCTGACGGTCTCGAACATGGCAATTGAGCATGGCGCGCGCGCCGGCCTGATCGCGCCGGACGAAAAGACCTTCGCCTATGTGCAGGGCCGCCCCTATGCGCCCAAGGGCGCCGATTGGGACAAGGCCGTGGCCTGGTGGAAGAGCCTGGCCACTGATCCGGGCGCGACCTATGACAAGGTCGTGGTGATCGATGCCGCCGACATCGCCCCCACCGTGACATGGGGCACCAGCCCCGAGGACACCGTGGCGATTGGCGGCATTGTGCCCGCGCCGGAAAGCTTTGCTGATCCCAGCAAGCAGGAAGCCGCGCGCAAGAGCCTTGCCTATATGGGCCTGACGCCGGGTCAGAAGATGACCGATGTCGAGGTGCAGAACGTGTTCATCGGTTCCTGCACCAACAGCCGCATCGAGGACATGCGCGCCGCCGCCGCCATTGTGAAGGGCCGCCGCAAGGCCGACAATGTGCGCTGGGCGATTGTCGTGCCGGGCTCGGGTCTGGTCAAGGAGCAGGCCGAGGCCGAGGGTCTGGACAAGATCTTTATCGAGGCGGGCCTTGAATGGCGCGAGCCGGGCTGCTCGGCCTGTCTGGCGATGAACCCGGACAAGGTGCCGTCGGGCGAGCGTTGCGCCAGCACCTCGAACCGCAATTTCGTGGGCCGTCAGGGTCCGGGTGCGCGCACGCATCTGGTTTCCCCCGCGATGGCGGCGGCGGCGGCGGTCACGGGCAAGCTGACCGATGCGCGCGAATTTTTGGCTTAA
- a CDS encoding sterol desaturase family protein: protein MSHFAAIAIVIATFFAMEGVAWTSHKYIMHGWGWGWHRDHHERHDRLLEKNDLYAIFGAGMSISAFAIGSPLIMGAHAWEPGTWIGLGILCYGIVYTLIHDGLVHQRYFHYVPRGGYAKRLVQAHRLHHATVGKEGGVSFGFVIARDPAALKRDLAEQRKAGIAVLREAEEV, encoded by the coding sequence ATGAGTCATTTCGCCGCCATCGCTATCGTCATTGCCACCTTCTTTGCCATGGAGGGGGTCGCCTGGACCTCGCATAAATATATCATGCATGGCTGGGGCTGGGGCTGGCACCGCGATCATCATGAGCGCCATGACCGGCTGCTGGAAAAGAACGACCTCTATGCCATTTTCGGCGCGGGGATGAGCATCTCGGCCTTCGCCATCGGCAGCCCGCTGATCATGGGCGCCCATGCGTGGGAGCCGGGGACGTGGATTGGCCTTGGCATCCTGTGCTATGGCATTGTTTATACGCTGATCCATGACGGCCTCGTTCATCAGCGCTATTTCCATTACGTCCCGCGCGGCGGCTATGCCAAACGGCTGGTGCAGGCGCACCGGCTGCATCACGCCACGGTGGGCAAGGAGGGCGGGGTATCCTTCGGTTTCGTCATCGCCCGCGATCCGGCCGCGCTAAAGCGCGATCTGGCCGAGCAGCGTAAAGCGGGAATCGCCGTGCTGCGCGAGGCCGAGGAGGTCTGA
- a CDS encoding LacI family DNA-binding transcriptional regulator, which yields MVKQRFRATSYDVAEAAGVSQSTVSRALSGDPIVAAATRERILEAARQLNYHIDSSASRMRSGRLNTIAVVVICPEDEDVRAFNPFHYALLGGICAAASARGMETIVSFQGAPDRLDDHFERSRRAIGMIVFGTSENRAAWDYFQASADDGCHVVCWGAPAPAHELPWVRADNHGGARAAVEHLLDHGYRRIVYVGEADCPQRQFAERYDAYAETLQAAGLAPRIMTLEPGHSRHEQGRRAAAALLEAGEPFDGLFTACDDIALGAMALLEERGISVPGDVGVVGFDGVKAGQFSVPPLTTIEPDFAVAGKALVDRLQALVDGEEGPQDRVPVRLVVRGSALGRVAAPA from the coding sequence ATGGTGAAACAGCGCTTTCGCGCCACGTCCTATGACGTTGCAGAAGCAGCAGGCGTGAGCCAGTCCACCGTCTCGCGCGCCTTGAGCGGCGACCCCATCGTCGCGGCGGCTACGCGGGAACGCATTCTGGAGGCGGCGAGGCAGCTTAATTATCACATCGATTCCTCCGCCTCGCGCATGCGCAGCGGGCGTTTGAACACGATTGCCGTGGTGGTGATCTGTCCCGAGGATGAGGACGTGCGCGCGTTCAACCCGTTCCATTACGCGCTGCTGGGCGGGATTTGCGCGGCGGCCTCGGCGCGGGGCATGGAAACCATCGTTTCGTTTCAGGGCGCGCCCGACCGGCTGGACGATCATTTCGAACGCAGCCGTCGCGCCATCGGCATGATCGTGTTCGGCACCAGCGAGAATCGCGCCGCGTGGGACTATTTTCAGGCCTCAGCCGATGATGGCTGCCATGTCGTGTGCTGGGGCGCGCCTGCGCCTGCGCATGAATTGCCATGGGTGCGCGCCGACAATCACGGCGGCGCGCGGGCGGCGGTCGAACATCTGCTCGACCATGGCTATCGCCGCATCGTCTATGTCGGCGAGGCCGATTGCCCGCAGCGGCAATTTGCCGAACGCTATGACGCCTATGCCGAAACGCTTCAGGCCGCCGGACTTGCGCCGCGCATCATGACGCTGGAGCCGGGCCATTCGCGCCATGAACAAGGGCGGCGGGCGGCGGCGGCCTTGCTGGAGGCAGGCGAGCCTTTCGACGGGCTGTTCACCGCCTGTGATGATATTGCGCTGGGTGCCATGGCTTTGCTTGAGGAGCGCGGGATCAGTGTGCCGGGGGATGTCGGCGTGGTGGGCTTTGACGGCGTGAAGGCGGGGCAATTCAGCGTGCCGCCGCTCACCACCATCGAGCCGGATTTTGCAGTGGCCGGTAAAGCGCTGGTCGATCGCCTTCAGGCCTTGGTCGATGGCGAGGAAGGGCCACAAGATCGCGTGCCGGTGCGCCTTGTTGTGCGCGGCAGCGCTTTGGGGCGGGTCGCCGCGCCCGCCTGA
- the lpdA gene encoding dihydrolipoyl dehydrogenase, translating to MAEYNYDVLVIGAGPGGYVAAIRAAQLGMKVACAEGRATLGGTCLNVGCIPSKALLHGSELFEEAAHGTLAKFGVKTGPVELDLPVLQGEKATAVKELTGGIEFLFKKNKVDWKKGYAKFKDAHTVEVGGETVTAKHIVIATGSSVTPLPTVPVDNDAGIIVDSTGALALDRVPSHLVVIGGGVIGLELGSVWRRLGAKVTVVEFLDQLLPGMDGEVRKEAAKIFKKQGMELKLSTKVTGAIVEGGKATLTLEPAAGGEASTLEADCVLVAIGRRPNVDGLGLENIGLALNARGQIETDHDFRTAVDGVWAIGDVIPGPMLAHKAEDEGIAVAENIAGLTGIVNHDVIPGVVYTTPEFAGVGLTEEAAKERGPIKVGKFPMLANSRAKTNREPDGFVKVIADAATDRVLGVWCIASVAGTMIAQAAQAMEFGAKSEDIAYTCHAHPTHSEAIKEAAMAVLGKPIHM from the coding sequence ATGGCTGAATACAATTACGACGTCCTCGTCATCGGCGCTGGTCCCGGTGGTTATGTCGCGGCAATCCGCGCGGCGCAGTTGGGCATGAAGGTCGCCTGCGCCGAGGGTCGCGCCACGCTGGGCGGCACCTGCCTCAACGTGGGCTGCATTCCTTCCAAGGCTCTGCTGCATGGCTCGGAGCTGTTCGAGGAAGCCGCGCATGGCACGCTGGCCAAGTTTGGCGTCAAGACCGGCCCGGTCGAGCTCGACCTGCCCGTGCTGCAAGGCGAAAAGGCTACCGCCGTCAAGGAATTGACCGGCGGCATCGAGTTCCTCTTCAAGAAGAACAAGGTCGACTGGAAGAAGGGCTACGCCAAGTTCAAGGACGCCCACACGGTTGAAGTTGGCGGCGAAACCGTCACCGCCAAGCATATCGTGATCGCCACCGGTTCGTCGGTGACGCCGCTGCCCACCGTGCCGGTGGACAATGACGCGGGCATCATCGTGGACTCGACCGGCGCTCTCGCGCTCGACCGCGTGCCCAGCCACCTCGTCGTCATCGGCGGCGGCGTGATCGGTCTGGAGCTTGGCTCGGTGTGGCGCCGTCTGGGCGCCAAGGTCACCGTGGTCGAATTCCTTGACCAGTTGCTGCCCGGCATGGACGGCGAAGTGCGCAAGGAAGCGGCTAAGATCTTCAAGAAGCAGGGCATGGAGCTCAAGCTTTCGACGAAGGTCACGGGCGCTATCGTTGAAGGCGGCAAGGCCACCCTCACCCTCGAACCTGCTGCGGGCGGCGAAGCATCGACGCTGGAAGCCGATTGCGTGCTGGTGGCCATCGGTCGCCGTCCCAATGTCGACGGTCTGGGTCTGGAAAACATCGGTCTGGCGCTCAATGCGCGCGGCCAGATCGAAACCGACCACGATTTCCGCACCGCTGTTGACGGCGTGTGGGCGATTGGCGACGTGATCCCCGGCCCGATGCTGGCGCACAAGGCCGAGGACGAAGGCATTGCGGTGGCGGAAAACATCGCGGGCCTGACCGGTATTGTGAACCATGACGTGATCCCGGGCGTGGTTTACACGACGCCGGAATTCGCGGGCGTAGGCCTGACCGAGGAAGCCGCCAAGGAACGCGGCCCCATCAAGGTCGGCAAGTTCCCCATGCTGGCCAACAGCCGCGCCAAGACCAACCGCGAGCCGGACGGCTTCGTCAAGGTCATTGCCGACGCCGCGACCGACCGCGTTCTGGGCGTGTGGTGCATTGCCAGCGTGGCAGGCACCATGATCGCACAGGCCGCGCAGGCCATGGAATTTGGCGCCAAGAGCGAAGACATCGCTTATACTTGCCACGCTCACCCGACCCATTCGGAAGCGATCAAGGAAGCCGCGATGGCTGTGCTGGGCAAGCCGATCCATATGTGA